CACGATGAAGCGCACGGGTGCGGCCGCCGCCGTCGCCACCGACTACCTCGCGGTCGAGGACGCCACGAGCATGGGAATCGTCGGCGCGGGCGTCCAGTCGTACACCCAGCTCGAGGCCGTCGCCGAGATCCGACCGATCGAAGAGGTCGTCGTCTCCGACCTCGACGACGAACGCGTTTCACGGTTCGTCGAGACCTTCGGCGACCGGTTCGACGTCCGCGGCGGCTCGATCACAGAGGCCGGCCACTGTGACGTCCTCTCGACGGTGACGCCCGTCCGCGATCCGATCGTCGGACTCGAGGACGTCGGCGAGCACACCCACGTCAACGCGATGGGCGCCGACGCCGAGGGCAAACACGAACTCGCCGACGAGCTGCTCCAGGCGGCGACGATCGTCATCGACGACCACGAGCAGTGTACTCACTCCGGCGAGGTCAACGTTCCCTACAACGAGGGCGTCCTCAACGACGAGGACATCTACGGCGAGATCGGCGAGATCGTCGTCGGCGAGAAGGAGGGCCGAACGGCCGACACCGGCGTCACCGTCTTCGACTCGACCGGCCTGGCGATCCAGGACGTCGCCGCCGCCCACGCCGTCTACGCGCAGGCAGCCGGCGACGAGGAAGGAACGCCGTTCGACCTCGTGGGCGTCCACGAGTAACGCACGAACACGGACGAGTTCTCACGACCCGGACTCGAGCACCGAACCTCCGTTCGTCGACCCTATCGTTCTCCGAAGGTCGCCTCACCGGCATCTCGAAAGGCCTCGTTCCCCCACGGTTCGTCTCGAGTCACCGTCTCGAGGTCCGAATCCGCCCGCACGAGTCTGATGGCACTCCCCTCGCGAACGACCCGGAACACGGTTCCGTCTCCCAGGTTGAGATCCTCACAGAGCGCCTTCGGGATCGTCAGTCGTCCGCGCTGGTCGAGCCGCGTCGTCCCGTACTCCTCAGTTTCGTGATTCCCGGATTCGCCCATCCGATCACCCGTACGAACGGTGATAGGCTCACTACCCATGAACCGTGGTGATGGAATCAATTCGAAGACAGTCAAAGCGGTGCTACTCGAGCACGAGCACGTACCGCGTCAGCGAGCGGTGCACCCGGCGTTCGAACGCGGCCTCGAGCTCCCATCCCGCTTCCCTCGCCGCACCGGCCCACGACCGATCGGCGACGACGACGGCGCGCGGGGCGACGCGTCGCGCCTCCGCGAGCGCGCCCGCGACGAGGTCCTCGAGGCGGTGCGTGGCGATCTTCGACTGGCGGCCGTAGGGGGCGTCGAACACCACGCCGTCGACCACCCCGTCCCGGAGCGGAAGTCGGGTGGCGTCGCCGCGGCCGACGTGCCACGCGCCGGTCGGGACGCTCGTGGACGAGTCGCCCTCGCGGCCGAGAAAGTGCGCGAGGTTCTCGCGGGCGCCTGCGGCCATCTTCTTTTGCGCATCCGTCCCGATCACGTCCGCGCCGACGAGGCCGGCTTCGACGAGAACACCCCCCGTCCCGCACATCGGGTCGAGGACCGTCCGGTCGGGCCGGGCGCCGGCGACGTTCGCGACGGCGCGCGCGAGCAGCGGGTCCATGCTGCCGGGCTGGAAGAAGGGTTTCTCCGTCGGCTTGCGCTCTCCGAAGTCACGCACGCTCTCGGCCGCGAGCCAGCCGAGCGCACAGACCGAGGCCGACTCGCTCTCCGACGCTCCTTCGGCCGGCTGCAGGCGGTCGTCGCCCTCGGGTTCGCCCTCGGAGAAGGCGACCCGGAGGACGTGATCGGGATTCTCGAGGTCGACCGCGAAGCCCCGATCGACCAGCACGCTCCCGAGAACGCGCTCGGCTCGCTGCGTGTCGACGCCGCTCGAGCCGTGGACGTCGGTCGCACGGACGGCGACGGTCCCCTCCCGATCCGCCGGAGCCGCCTCGAGCACGGCCCGGGCGCTCTCGAGGTCGGCGTCGGCGCGTCCGAGGAGTTCGCTCGCGCGGTGGGTGTAGGCCAGCCCCCGGACTCGTTCGGGGACGATCCCGCGGGCGACGGCGAGGCCGGGCGCGATCCGCCGGACGCCGGTGGCGGCCGCTTGCGCTTCGCAGGCTGCGAACGCGTCATCCTCGCCGCCGAACTCGAGCAGGTACACACTCGAACCGTCGCTTCGCGCGCGCTATGAGCCTACCGTTTTGGGAGACTCTGGACACCCCCGCTCGACCCACCGCATCGACGTTCCTGCCCTCGAATTCCGGGGAGTGAACCGGTGACTATGAGCGGTGGGTTGCCGTGGTCACGTACCGGAAATATCAGACAGCGGTACTAACCTTTATAAACCTTAAATACGTCTTTTTAAGCGAATAATGACGGATCCGAAGGAGACCATCAACATCGAAAACGTGGTGGCGTCGACCGGTATCGGACAGGAACTCGATCTCCAGAGCGTTGCGATGGACCTGGAAGGGGCGGACTACGACCCCGAGCAGTTCCCGGGGCTCGTCTACCGCACGCAGAATCCCAAGTCCGCCGCGCTGATCTTCCGCTCGGGCAAGATCGTCTGCACGGGTGCAAAAAGCACCGACGACGTCCACGAGAGCCTGCGCATCGTCTTCGACAAACTGCGCGAACTCCAGATCCAGGTGAACGAGGATCCCGAGATCGTCGTCCAGAACATCGTCACCTCGGCCGACCTGGGACGGAACCTCAACCTGAACGCGATCGCCATCGGCCTCGGCTTAGAGAACATCGAGTACGAACCCGAGCAGTTCCCCGGCCTCGTCTACCGCCTCGACGATCCCGAGGTCGTCGCCCTGCTCTTTGGCTCCGGTAAACTCGTTATTACCGGCGGAAAGAAGCCCGAAGACGCCGAGCACGCCGTCGACAAGATCGTCTCCCGGCTCGAGGATCTCGGCCTGCTCGAGTAACGCGACGTCCCCCGCGGAGCCGCCGCGAGCGAGCGTCGGCGCCGGTCGACGGATCGTAGCGGGCGTTCGAACCGGTTGTCTGATTACGTTCTGCGAGCGCCAGCTCACGCGCGTTGAATCGGCTGCCCCAGTCGTTCGCATGTTTCGCTTCGCTGGCCCAGTTCGCTCGAGTTCAGGTCCGCTCGCCGCGTTCGTATCGGTTCGCGATCGTGAACGGTTCGGACTCGACGCCGATCTCTCGACTCGCCGACCCGACCCCGAATCGGCCACGAACGGCTGTTTCGACCCGCGTTGAACGGTGCTAATTCGCCTGAATCCGACTCGACTCGTCGAAACGACCGACCGCGTTTATTCGGATGTTCGTCCTGGTGATCGTCAGTCGACCATGACTCTCTACGGACCGACGACGGTCTCCGATCGACTCCGGCTCGACGAGCACTCGCGCCCGCGCTGGGATGACGTGTTGTGCAACGACCGCCGCCGGGCGGTGCTCCGGTACGTGCTCGAGGCCGACGACGAGGTCGCCGTTCGGACGCTGGTCAGCCAAATCGCCGACGCCGAGCACGACGCGACGCTCGGGAGCACGCTCCTCGAGCAGCGCCAGCGCGTCCACGCGGCGCTCCGGCGGACTCACCTGCCCCTGCTCGAGGAGTACGGACTGCTCGAGTACGAACGGCTCCGGGGGCTCGTCGTTCCGGCCGCGCAGCTGTCCGAACTCGAGTCGGCACTCGAGTAACGTCGGCGCTCGGATCCCGATTACTCGACCAACCGCTCGATCTCCGTCACCAGAATCCCGCTCGCGCCGCAGGCTTTGACGTCGGTGATCGTCTCGAAGACGTCCCGTTCGTCGACGACGGCGTGGACGGCGACTTTTTCTCCACCACCGTTGGCAGAACGCGACGCGTTCTGACTGCTCGGTGAGTCGCTCGACTCACCGTCGTTGGCGATGTCCATGATCGTCGGCCCGCCGAGGCCAGGGATGACCTCCCGGACGTCCTCGAGTCGCGCTTTCGGCACGTTCATCATCAGGTACCGTTTCCCGTCGGCGGCGATCACCGACGAGAGCGCCGTCCGGACCTCCTCGACCTTGGGGTCGTCGACGACGTCCTCGCGGGCGAACAGGTGGACCGAACTCGAGAGCACCTCCTCGAGGACGGCCAGGCGGTTGACTTTCAGCGTCGTGCCCGTGCTGGTAATATCGACGATAGCGTCGGCCATCTCGACGTGCGGCGTGAGTTCGGTCGCGCCCGACACCTCGACGATGGCGGCCTCGACGCCCGCGTCGTCGAAAAAGTTGCGCGTGATCGTCGGGAACTCCGTCGCGACGGTGCCACCCTCGAGGTCTTCGACCGTCTCGACGTCGCCGTCCTCGGGGGCGGCGAGCACGAGCCGACACCGGCCGAACTCGAGGTCGAGTAAGCTTTCGACGTTCCCGACGCCCGCCTCGTGGACCTGGTCCAGCCCCGTGATCCCCAGGTCGGCCGCGCCGTCGGCGACGTACTCCGGGATGTCGGCCGCGCGGGCGAACACCACGGTGACGTCCGGATCGACCGTCGCGGCGTAGAGCCTGCGGTCGGCCCCGTTCTCGAGATGGAGCCCCGCCCGCTCGAGCAGGTCGATCGACGGATCGTGCAGGCGGCCCTTGTTGGGGACGGCGATTCGCATGTGGGACGTGTTTGGGGGTGGGGCGGCAACTGTCTTTCCATCGGCGCTGGTCGGACCGCTTCATACAGACCGCTGTGGGTCAGTTCCGGTCCAACCGCGACGTGGTGTGGTTGCGCCGGTAAAATCGCTGTGACGAGCCGGTGAATCGTCACAACGATCCGGTGAATCGTCACAACGAGCCGGTGAATCGTCACAACGATCCGTCTCAGTCGATCGGATCGCCGGTTTTCCAGGCGTCGACCGCCGCACGCAGCAGGTTGGTGTCGACACTTCCACTTCGCCAGTCGTCGATCGCGTTCCGGAGCCCGTCTGTCTGGACAATTCCGTCGTCGTCGGCGTACGGTGCGAGCTCGTGGGGTAGTTCGACGAGCACGTCCTCGAGTACGTCCCCGTCGCCGACCTCGAGGGTCATCGTGGTTGTCGCGTAGCCGGGTGCGCTCGCGGACAGCTCGTAGCTCTCGCCCGTTCCGGCGACCTGCTCGACGCTAAACTCGCCCGAAGCGTTCATCTCGGCGATGTACTCGCCTTGCTCGCCGGCGACGACGACGACGGCGTCGGGAACCGCGGCGCCGGTCGCCTCGTCTTCGACGATGCCGCTCACGGACGCGTTTCCAGCCGCGGTGACGTCGACTTCGATCGTGCCGTCAGTGTCGACGGTCGTCGCTTCGGAAACGCGTTCGTAGCCGTTCGCAACGACCGTGACGGTGTAGCCGTATCCACTGATGACTTCGTCCACCTCGTAGCCGCCGTCCGCATCGGTCGTCGTTTCGTATTCGATCTCGGTAGCTGCGTCGTCCAGTTCTACGATTACGGTTGCGTCGGCAACTGCCGCGCCCGTCACCTCGTCGCTCACCGTTCCCACGACGGTCGCCCGCCCGACTGGCTCGAACTCGAGGTTCTCGGTTTGCTGTTCGCCAGCGTCGACGGCTACGCCTGCTCGGCTCGCTGTCTCGTACGCTTCGTGGGCGGCCGTGAGCTCGTACGTTTCTTCGCCGGGGACGTTCTCGATCGTGTATTTCCCGTCCTCGTCGGTCGTCGCCTCGTACGCTCCGGCACCGTTTTCGGCTGTGACGGTCGCCCCGTCGATTCCTTCCCCGGTCAGTGCGTCGGTCACCGTGCCGGTGAGCTCGGCGTCGCCCGAGACGACGAACGCTCGCACCTCGCTCGCCTCGTCACCGACGGCGACCGTCTCTTGGACCGATTCGTAGCCCTCGGCGTCGACCGCCACGTCGTACGCCTCGCCGGTTCCGGGGAGGTTCTCGAGCGAATATTCGCCGCCCTCGTCGGTCGTCGTCTCGTACGTTCCGGCACCGTTCTCGGCGGTGACGGTCGCGCCATCGACCGGACCACCGGTTACCTCGTCGGTTACCTGCCCGGTGATCCCGGCGTTTCCGAACAGGCCGTGGGTTCGACTCGCTGACGTATCTTCCGTGAGGAACACGTCGGTCAGCTCGCCGTCATCGTAGCCGTCGGCTTCGATCGTGAAGTCGTAGGTGAACCCGCCCGGAAGCGGCGCCAGTTCGGCCGCGCCATCGTCGTCGGTCTCGAACGAATCACTCTCACCGAGCGTCCCGTTCGTTACGATCACGGTTGCCCCGTCGATCGGACTCCCGGTTTCGGCGTCTTCGACCGTGAGCTCGATCGCCGCGTCGCCGGCGAGTTCGAAGTCGACGTCGGTCTCAGTTTCCCCGTCGCCGAGCTCGATGGTCTCACTCGTTTCGCCCCATCCATCGGGATCGACGGTCACGACGTACTCCTCACCGGTTCCGGCGACGGTGGCCGTGTACTCGCCGTTCTCGTCCGTCTCGACGACGTACTCCTGCTCGCCGGACACTTCGACCTCCACGCCGTCGAGATCCGCTCCGAACGTTTCGTCCGTAACGGTCCCGCTGAGCGTTGCGGTCCCGGTCAGTTCGGCATCGAGGGTGTGGGTCGCCTCGTCTCCAACGGACTCGTCCGATTCGACGACGGTGTCGTAGCCGTCCGCCTCGATTTCGACGTCGTAGTCGTGTCCACCGGGAACGTTCTCGATGGTGTACGTGCCGTCGGCGCTCGTCGTCGCTTCGTATGCCCCCGTCCCGTTCTGGGCGGTCACGGTCGCGCCCCCGATCCCCCCACCGGTTTCTGCGTCGGTTATCTTCCCGTCGATCTCGGCGTTGCCGCCCAGCACATAGTTTGCCGACAGTTCATCGCCAGGACCGAACGAGCGGACCGGGATCTCGACCGGATCGTACCCCGGTTGTGAGAACGTGTACCCGTACGTGAAGCCGCCCGGGAGCACGATTTTCATGTTTCC
This portion of the Natronobeatus ordinarius genome encodes:
- a CDS encoding TATA-box-binding protein — translated: MTDPKETINIENVVASTGIGQELDLQSVAMDLEGADYDPEQFPGLVYRTQNPKSAALIFRSGKIVCTGAKSTDDVHESLRIVFDKLRELQIQVNEDPEIVVQNIVTSADLGRNLNLNAIAIGLGLENIEYEPEQFPGLVYRLDDPEVVALLFGSGKLVITGGKKPEDAEHAVDKIVSRLEDLGLLE
- a CDS encoding ornithine cyclodeaminase family protein, with the protein product MQTLLLDSGDVDENTRMADLIAALEDAFAAYERGDAQMPAKSYIDLPQYNGDFRSMPAYLDAGEWDAAGLKWVNVHPNNPDDHELPTVMGTMIYSDPETAFPLAIMDGTELTMKRTGAAAAVATDYLAVEDATSMGIVGAGVQSYTQLEAVAEIRPIEEVVVSDLDDERVSRFVETFGDRFDVRGGSITEAGHCDVLSTVTPVRDPIVGLEDVGEHTHVNAMGADAEGKHELADELLQAATIVIDDHEQCTHSGEVNVPYNEGVLNDEDIYGEIGEIVVGEKEGRTADTGVTVFDSTGLAIQDVAAAHAVYAQAAGDEEGTPFDLVGVHE
- a CDS encoding AbrB/MazE/SpoVT family DNA-binding domain-containing protein — encoded protein: MGSEPITVRTGDRMGESGNHETEEYGTTRLDQRGRLTIPKALCEDLNLGDGTVFRVVREGSAIRLVRADSDLETVTRDEPWGNEAFRDAGEATFGER
- a CDS encoding methyltransferase domain-containing protein, giving the protein MYLLEFGGEDDAFAACEAQAAATGVRRIAPGLAVARGIVPERVRGLAYTHRASELLGRADADLESARAVLEAAPADREGTVAVRATDVHGSSGVDTQRAERVLGSVLVDRGFAVDLENPDHVLRVAFSEGEPEGDDRLQPAEGASESESASVCALGWLAAESVRDFGERKPTEKPFFQPGSMDPLLARAVANVAGARPDRTVLDPMCGTGGVLVEAGLVGADVIGTDAQKKMAAGARENLAHFLGREGDSSTSVPTGAWHVGRGDATRLPLRDGVVDGVVFDAPYGRQSKIATHRLEDLVAGALAEARRVAPRAVVVADRSWAGAAREAGWELEAAFERRVHRSLTRYVLVLE
- a CDS encoding DUF7344 domain-containing protein, which gives rise to MTLYGPTTVSDRLRLDEHSRPRWDDVLCNDRRRAVLRYVLEADDEVAVRTLVSQIADAEHDATLGSTLLEQRQRVHAALRRTHLPLLEEYGLLEYERLRGLVVPAAQLSELESALE
- the hisG gene encoding ATP phosphoribosyltransferase; translation: MRIAVPNKGRLHDPSIDLLERAGLHLENGADRRLYAATVDPDVTVVFARAADIPEYVADGAADLGITGLDQVHEAGVGNVESLLDLEFGRCRLVLAAPEDGDVETVEDLEGGTVATEFPTITRNFFDDAGVEAAIVEVSGATELTPHVEMADAIVDITSTGTTLKVNRLAVLEEVLSSSVHLFAREDVVDDPKVEEVRTALSSVIAADGKRYLMMNVPKARLEDVREVIPGLGGPTIMDIANDGESSDSPSSQNASRSANGGGEKVAVHAVVDERDVFETITDVKACGASGILVTEIERLVE